One window of the Actinomycetes bacterium genome contains the following:
- a CDS encoding GAF and ANTAR domain-containing protein, producing MPISAHDVHKAMRELGDLRYSAVSLPDALRRIVDTTHELFRVDGAGLMLIDADQLLRNVAVSDERVGALEELQIQYEEGPCIDAFQDKDVVHAADLTEEQRWPSFSPAAVGRGLRAVLASPIPYNQQAIGVVAVFSAARRPWSPEAELAIIAFTDLAALLIANTMQGEEQGELAKQLQQALDARVVIEQAKGALVAREGLTPVDAFERLRTQARSERRRVADVAGELITALQRS from the coding sequence ATGCCGATCTCTGCCCACGACGTCCACAAGGCAATGCGCGAGCTGGGCGACCTCCGCTACAGCGCCGTCAGCCTCCCCGACGCCTTGCGCCGCATCGTCGACACCACCCACGAGCTCTTCCGCGTGGACGGGGCGGGTCTGATGCTGATCGACGCCGACCAGCTCCTCCGCAACGTCGCCGTCTCCGACGAGCGGGTCGGCGCTCTCGAGGAGCTGCAGATCCAGTACGAAGAGGGTCCCTGCATCGACGCGTTCCAGGACAAGGACGTGGTGCACGCGGCCGACCTCACCGAGGAGCAGCGCTGGCCGTCGTTCTCGCCAGCCGCCGTGGGCCGGGGCCTGCGCGCCGTGCTCGCCAGCCCGATCCCCTACAACCAGCAGGCGATCGGGGTCGTGGCGGTGTTCTCGGCGGCCCGCCGGCCCTGGTCGCCAGAGGCCGAGCTGGCGATCATCGCCTTCACCGACCTGGCCGCGCTGCTCATCGCGAACACGATGCAGGGCGAGGAGCAGGGCGAGCTGGCCAAGCAGCTCCAGCAGGCCCTGGATGCGCGGGTCGTCATCGAGCAGGCCAAGGGTGCGCTGGTGGCCAGGGAGGGACTCACCCCGGTCGACGCGTTCGAGCGGCTCCGCACCCAGGCCCGCAGCGAGCGCCGCCGGGTCGCCGATGTGGCCGGGGAGCTGATCACCGCCCTGCAGCGCTCCTGA
- a CDS encoding HdeD family acid-resistance protein has product MRDVLQHFARYWWAVAVRGVLAVAFGLVALIWPDITLRVLVLLFGFYALVDGLLALAAALMGGRQASSRRGWLVFEGVTGVAAGVFTFLWPGITALVLLYLIAAWAVVTGLLEVATAVVLRRELRGEWLLALSGIVSVAFGLYLAVRPEEGAIAVVWVIGLYAIVFGVALVALGVRLRQFARGIATPA; this is encoded by the coding sequence GTGAGGGACGTGTTGCAGCACTTCGCCAGGTACTGGTGGGCGGTGGCTGTCCGTGGCGTGCTGGCCGTGGCCTTCGGGCTGGTCGCGCTGATCTGGCCGGACATCACCCTGCGGGTGCTGGTGCTGCTGTTCGGCTTCTACGCGCTGGTGGACGGGCTCCTGGCACTGGCCGCGGCGCTCATGGGAGGTCGCCAGGCAAGCAGCCGGCGCGGCTGGCTGGTCTTCGAAGGGGTCACGGGAGTCGCCGCCGGCGTGTTCACGTTCCTGTGGCCGGGGATCACCGCCCTGGTGCTGCTCTACCTGATCGCCGCCTGGGCGGTGGTCACCGGTCTGCTCGAGGTCGCCACCGCCGTGGTCCTGCGCCGGGAGCTGCGAGGTGAATGGCTGCTCGCGCTCAGCGGTATCGTGTCGGTGGCCTTCGGGCTCTACCTCGCGGTCCGGCCCGAGGAGGGCGCCATCGCCGTCGTCTGGGTGATCGGGCTGTACGCGATCGTGTTCGGCGTCGCGCTCGTGGCCCTCGGCGTCCGGCTCCGCCAGTTCGCCCGCGGCATCGCCACCCCGGCCTGA